ccaggtCCATTAACCAGTTtcaggacccgaccagaacccgagtgtaaattaccttgagaaatTAGATTTggttatatatgtatatattaaaGCAGGCTTCAAtgctgaaaaatgatcaaatgttacaagcCATACAAATGGAACAGATACAGAGTTACATTCGCCATCCAGCACTGGGGCCACAATTAGCTCACCTTATGGCAgcgtttcccaaccctggtcctcaagccacactgccctgcatgttttaggcatttccttgcttcagtccagctgatttcaattgatgactgattaacaggcacattaaagcaaggaaacctctaaaacatgtcggacagtgtgccttgaggaccagggttgggaaacactgcctTATGGATGTAACCAAGTGAGGCGAAGATCGTAGCGAgagtttagctttttattctCTGCAATCTGTACCCTCCAAGGCTTGTTtaatcagtttcagtctgtttatgtATGCCTGGCATCGGTCACATGTTTGTGTACTCTGTGGCGTGTCAGCAAATTTAAAAGGAGGttaaaagacagaagaaaagatAGAATCTATGACACTGGGCTTGACATATGGCTCTGAATCCAGTTAAGTTTaaaaaagccaataaaaatctttagtttgtcttttgtaaaaatttCATTAGTACAtgctttgaaatgtgttttatttgcagaacaAAGTGTTCCATTCATAAAGACGGCAGAAAGACTTCACTTTGAAATTTTAGTTAGAACATCAGATGTTTGGGTTTACAATTCTACCCATAAACGTTTTCTGCAGAGCGCTCAGCAGCTTGTACTGTAGGAGTGTTGCTCTTGAGGCCTGGAACTGGACTGCCCTGCAAAAATGGATTTTTGGAGATCATAGACCTCCAGGGGTGTTCACAAAGGGATTAGTCTCATTTCTGGATTCTTTTatatgtggggaaaaaagtatgATTTTTGACCAGAAGACAAAAAGCTggattaaaaagcaaaacatctaaggtatcacaataaaacaattttgccaatgctcatttgtcagattttctttGCTGCATAAGTCCAAACCAAGATAAATGATTTGTGATGGAAAATGGAGATGGAAGCTCGCCgtgaacaaaaagcaaatttgTACCATTGTTCTTATCAGTATTGCAATCACATTATTAAAGTATGTATCTTGTATTTTGTCACTAAACCTTTTTGCATCCAACACTGCAAGTGTAACATTTAGGACAACAGAAAAGGTTTCAATTCCCTTTAAATTCTATCTGCGAAGATTTAAGCAATTCCGTCCAGCAGGTGGCACTATTGTCAATAActtcattttatatatatatatatatatatatatatatatatatatatataaagtgttATATCTcgagtatttaaaaaaaaatttgagtacaaaaataaatatcctgACAAGACATAATTTGGAGAGCATCATGTGCTAATACACccttaattaaatgtaaaaaacttaACCAGCTCAAGAACAAGTTAAGTTTCCAACATGACTAAGTAACATTTGTATCATTTCATAAAGGTTTAAGGTACTATAGTATGGAGGCTTGTCATGAAGTGGTTGAATGGTTGTAATACAGAAATAGTctctgaaaacaacattttgtgcTCTCAGTAGATAAATATGTGAAGACTCTAGCATACACAATCCCCACAGTAAAAATACAATGCCCTTAATAGAAAACCTGGTCTGGACATTAATACTGTGTGGATTAAGAATAGATGTTTTGTTCATggacagctaaaaaaaaatctaaatatacaGACAATGAAAAGTggcttcattttttattaaactttctttcctgaaaagatttaaatattgtGCAATTATTTCAACCAGCAAATAGTTAATGTACACAAGTCATTTGTAACACACAAGTTTAGAGGGTGGAGCACAgggagcttttttttcttttttacaattcactttttcatttcagatttatgAAGATAGTTTCAATGAACTTCCAATGAACGTATGAAAGGCCCGGTTTATATCTGCCTGATTCACCTGGGAGCTGTTGAAGCTCAGACCATTGAAAAGCTGCTGGTAGGTATCGCCCCTCGCTCCCACAGACAGAGCAGGAAAGGCAGCAGAGACACTAACTGGGGAAAAAAGGATGTTTTTGCCCTCAGCAGCAGCAAGATCTGACAACTTCCCTGTATTTGCAAACTCCTTGTTTGCAAATGTCACCAGGGAAATTCTGTCATCACCACTGTCTGCAAGGGTGTCTGGGGCTTCCAGCTGGTGTTGGCCTCTCCCTTGCCAGATCACTGCAGAGAaaatccaacaacaaaaaaatcacaggaGCAGGCAACATCTAAGGTGATCTAAGAAAGAGGATATAAGGACTTCTGTGACTTATAACCGAATCCAGGTAAGAAGTCGAAGTAATAGGTCAAGTCAAAAAAAGGAACTAGCTAAATGCAGTTGGAACAGTAATTTTACTTACTACCGTACACAACCTCTTTACTACaacttttttcacatgaaagattttgtcttttcacaCAGTATAGATCTCAAAATCAGTACTTGCACTTTCTGCCCCTGAAGCCTTTGAAGAACCCATCAGCACCCAGTTAACCCACAGACACCCACTGAGCTAGTTCCCTGCACAGATTTGCACTTTAAAGTAGACAACCTGTCTCAGGTGTGCTAATGAGggctgcagctgtttttccTGCCTACTGATGCTCATATTTTATCAGTGGATAAGTCTTCAAAACCAGTCTAATACATCACTGTAGCAACTACTAAGCTTATTCATTAGGTTTACAAATATAACTATTACAATTTAattccataaaaaaaactatagaaTTTTTCTTATCACTCATCTACTGGACATCTATCCTAAGTTGCCTCAAATCGCTCTCTGAGCTCCTCCCTCTCTCACACCAAGATTATTCAGTGCAGGTTTTATGATTAAAAACGGTTTTAATGTTGGacaaattaattgaatttgtttgtttggagaccaaacaaacaaattgttTACCTGTTTTAGTAAACAGGTAAAATTCAGCCACAAAGGCTACATTTTTGCATCTCTTGAAGTACagcaaattttcttttaatttgaagatAATATATTAGCATACAAGGAGTTTCCCCTTTTTTAGAAATAGCTACTACTTGTATCCATTTCTAAAATAGGTACAAATAGTATAAATGCATTCCAGAAAATATTTAGAGACTATATCAGCTAACACGCTCACCTTCTGATCAAATATCAACTGTGTCTTTATGTTACAGAAGTGGATTGTTACATACTACTTAAAAACCTTCATGAGTTTTCACATTGGGATTTTAGAGAGTTTTTGATATCTGTAAGtcggaaaataaataaatttttacattCTAAGACGTCAAACGATAAACaacgaaaaaaacaaaactgtttttaggaTCTCATCCTTGCACACATCAAGTCCACACCAGAAGAAATGAACTGATTTCAGATGTGAACATTCTTGAGATTGGGGTTTCTAGTGGTTTAATGATATTTGCCAAAGAGCTGCCTGTCCAGTTTAATGAGCTGTCGGAGGAATCCTCTGTTTGGGATCACACCCCGATTGTCTTTCACAGCACAAATAGCCTCCACAAGAGAGAGCTTCTGCTTCAGCATCAGGTAAGCCAGCACCAGGGTGGCAGAGCGACTGACTCCCACATGACAATGCACCAGAACTTTCCCTGAGAATAAAAGAAAGACGTgaaatttaattcatttcttcTGAAAGTGGCGGTAATGGTTTGTAAGTGGTTGCCGTCTTACCTCCTGTGCTTAGTCCTCTGTGGATGAAGTCTGCTGCAGCCTGAAAGTTGATGCTCATGTCGTAGTTGCAGGAGTCGTGTGCCTCGATGCCCATGTAGGTGATCTTCATTTGCTCGTATGTGGTTGGTTGCCCCCTTCGTTTGCTGTGAGCTGCATTCAGGATATGAGTGAAGCGATGCCTGGACAGATCCGCAAGGTTTTCTGCGCTgtgtctaaaaaaaacaaacaaaaaaaccccaacatattAAATTTAAGGACAACAAACCAAATATGGTCAAACCTCCGtgaatttttcattattattatttaaatttcaaacagacaaataaTCGCCTggacaaacagacaaacagtaaaagaaaaaagttcatGATTTCCTGCCTCTCGTACTCCTCAACAAtcatcaaattaaaattttgcatCTATGCACACAGTCTTGCCCAATAACAGTGATCCTGAAAGAAAGTGTTGAGACGTTTGCTCCAGACACACACCatacatgcacgcacacacatctACGGACACAAAGATTCTGcacaaaagccttttgtttCATACGGACACTTTCTGTAGAAACGAAACTTAACTTTAGCTCATCGTCTGACCACTAGGCAGTGACGTAACACATCAGCAGACCAGGAGGCGGACTTTAGGATATAAGCAAGGTGTCTTCCGTGTTTGAGCAGATGCTGTATAGATTCGGGCCTTTACACTTGACATCCACCTAAGCCtgtaagggtaagcgtctctttctttttagcgctaaaaagaataaaataagtaaatctgATTGTTCTGTGTTGGCTGATTTCCTGTTCGTGTGCTCACACGTTTTGGGTCCGTCGGGTTCGATCTTAACAAATGGTAGCAGAGGATGGTTCCGTGTTGAGATACGAGCAGAGATTGGACGGGCCGTTTAAGGCAACAGCCTGCCGGGACAGTACATGGGTGTTGGACACAGTCTTGCCCAATAACAGTGATCCTGAAAGAAAGccaaaagaaatggaaaactaAACATTACAAATCAATGTCTTCTTTGCAAAACGATggtgatggtggcagcatcatacggTGGGAATGCTGGTAGATGGAGCTAAATCCAGGTCAGTATTGGggagaaaacctgttagaggcagCAGAAGAGTTGAGACTGAATGAACACTCAACTTCCAGCAGGATGCAAAACTCCTAAACATACAGACGGAGGTATTATAGACGGGTTTAGATCACACagtattcatgtgttagaatggcctagtcaatgTGAAGAcctaattgagaatctgtggcaaaacgTATTTGAAGATGCTCTTGATTCAATCTGAGTTAGAGCCATTTTGCTTGTTCAGACACTTTTAGTCTGAACAAGTGGAAAGATAGTAGAGCCATTAGAGAATCATTTTGCATGTTGTGTGAAATGgaaagcaaaccaaaaaaaagccCTAATAAATTCATAACAGATGTAGTTTTTTGACATGATCTTTCACCAGAAAGAACATGCAAGGTAttttttgaagttattttcaATGAAACATGAAGTAAGCATGCAACATAGTGACTGACTGATATGTAGACCATCTTAGGCATGCATAAAGAAAATAGCCTGGAGCTGTGGCATGCCTTCATGGCCTGGTGTCAGTGGAAACTCTCACATACCGCAGCTGGAGTCGGTGTAAGTATCCAACGGGAAAGGCAGCTCGACAACTCTTATGTTACCCatttcggggtttttttttaaaactgatttacGAGCCGTTTCCGTTTCACACGCACACTTGATTCAAGCAGAATTCAAAGcaagtgaatatttttctaagaggaaaaaatgagaTTCTTACTGGTCCCCGATGTAAAGCCTCGGCCACACCTCATCTGCATGGCTGATGATGGCTTTGCCTGTGAACAGCAGTCTTTCCAACTCAAACACTGCCAAACCAGGCGAGCTGAGATCGATTTCCACTTTCCGACGTGGTCGTTCATCATTCCAGGAAGCGGGAAGCTTGGATGAGTAGGACATTGCTTCTTCCTTTCACAAGACGCCTGGACTTCAGATGTGGAAAAGTGAccctttttatctgtttataaACTACTTAATTgaactgactgaaaaaaaaaaaaaaacatcacaaaagcttaatatcactgatatttaacAATATAATCCATGGAAATCCTCAGCAGCCTGTGTGTCAAACACAACAGAGTGAATACCACAGGTGACGTTAGTCTCGAGCTTCTTCTCTGATTTACTCACCACGACACCGTATGTTCGAGTGTTGTCAGGACATTTGACCCTTGCATTAAATCTGGGCTGCATGCCTTCAAGCCTTCAGGGCTGCACGTTATGCTTTTGAATTAAAATAGCAGCCTATTTAAAGATGTGAAAGCTGGCTAGAAGAGTGATGCCCCAGGGCAAGTTTCCACTTGATGGAAGGAGGacaattcttttctttttatatcagACTGAATAACTCCTTCCAGGAacgagaaaaataaatgtagctcATAGAAGATGCTTAACTGTAATAAAAGTCAATACAAAACAGTgaagaacataaaaaagaagggaaaacaaaaaagtgaaattgaCTGAATCGTAATCAAGAAAAGACTTCCAGCTTTTGTTGGCAACGTGCATCACAAGCTACaactaacaaaaaataaacacaacgcaaaaaaagattttccatGCAAaccttttggttgtttttaatattctcCTTCTGATCAGATATAAAAATCACCATATCAAATATGgcactttttcttcttcatttttcaaacaaaaacaagaatgtttGAGATGGGGGGGTGAGAGGGGTGTAGAGACGAAGACCTGTAGTGCACATGTGCAGTCCAAACAAGAGTCTGTGCCCTAGGCAAAATAGTGAACAAACCCCAACTTAATTCTTGTGCATTTAACACTGTCTTTAAGCATACATCTATACTGAAAATGTAATAtactgaaaatgtaatattctACTTTCACAGGTGTAGAAAAAGTGAGGAAGAAAACtctacttttaaaaagaaactgctgACATTGTCCTTCGCTTCTACAGAGAAATACAGGGCGTTCAACGTGTAGGTCTGATTTTAGGTCTCCACTCGCAGTGGCCGGAGGAATCAGGGCAGTGGTCTTCAGGGGGTTTTCACTAAATCTGCTACAATACGGGCTGAGTGACAGACTGTGTGAGTGCTAATCTGACACTACAGTGCATGCAAGGCTGAGAATAAGAGAAACACTGCACCAGCTGCTGCAGAGACATGAGGAGGCGACAATGAGCAACTAAGTGCATCCCAAAGCCGTCACAAGAGAGGACAACAGCATGACCATGCAAATGTTACAATAATCAGCCgtggaaatgtgtgtgtgtgtgtgtgtgtgtgtgtgtgtgtgtgtagtccCGAGAAGGTTAGGATGAAAACGGACCGAATATCCCGAGGATGGTCTGAACGTGTGGCACGACGTAATAAACACAACAAGCAAGGACCCAGCGCCATGTTGGTGAGGGAATGATGTAAAAGACGAGGGTAGCGAGCTCAGTCACTCACAGAGGCTGAAAGTCACTTATGATATACAAGTTTTATGTTTACTGCCAGCACAAAACACTCCTTAAAggactttttaaactttaaatcagaGGTGCGTCTATTCCTGTGGGGGGTCTATGTCCGTTACCTCATCTAAATGATAATGACAAGATGTCAGCAAATATTGTTACAGCTCTGCAGAGGGAGACTAAACACCTCTGTTTGCCCATGGAAGATCtgagcaaagaaaataataataagcaaATAACAGGCAGATAAATAAGGTTTCGTTCAGAAAGCTTTCTTCTCCAGCTGGTCCAGAATGGCCTGAATTCTCTGCACGGCCTCTTTGCGGGCTTGTCGAACAGACTCCTGTCCCTGAGTCTCCACAGAGTCCAGCTCCAGCAGCTCTTTGGTCAGCAGTTCCTCCAGACATCGGTAGCTCTTGTCTGTTTTTCTCCCGACGAACTCGTCAACGTCTTCCTGAAGCAGCTGAACCCGGGCCATGACCTGCTGGACCTTGGCGAGCCCGGGGTTGTCGCTCAGTGGCTGAGGTCCGACCGGAGCGGCTGCTGGTTGGGGCTCGGGCTGAGAAGGACTGGGATCGCTTCGCCCAGCTTTGCTGTAAATCTGAGGAGGTGAGCTTATTTCAGCGGGCTTTCCGTTGGGGGGATTCGGGGCTGGAGCTGACCTGGGTTTAGGTCCCACCTGAGGGGTTCGCTGGTGCTGTTGGTCCTACAATGCCACAAACACAGTGTGTTTAAGCTTTACTTATGTCTTTACAACTGCAGTTAGAAgaataatattgttaaaaaaggaacaaagaatAATATCTTAAGTGCcatacaaaagtattcacactcctctcacattttgtcatgttagaacaacaaaattaatgcattttctGTGATAAATCAATATCAAATGATGCTGAATTGTTAAGTGGGATAACAATTATATGTAATTTTCTTATTCTTTActaatataaatatgaaaaatcatttgtagctcagagaacaacagattttaaaatacttttggtagttaataaatcactgaacggcatagtaccaaaatatattaaaaatcttCTGTTGTATCAACTAAGGTTTTCTGGTTCTACTCTGCAcccccagaatcagaaccaaaaatggaaaagcagcattcagtcTGTATGCttctctaatctggaacaaacttctataaaaatgcaaaacctCTGAAACACTTAGTTCCTTTGAAGCAACACTAAAACCTAGGGCTGGGAATTGATTAGAATTTAGCCTAGCATAAGCCCCTTATTGACTTTCATTGagttaggaaataaaatgattcaCATTATGCATCATGTTGTATTTgattcaaacaaaattaaagctgaCTTAAAGAATCCTTctgtcaaataaatatttgaacatgAAATGCAACTTTTTGAACAACAGGTGGTGTGCAGCTAAATTTCAACACTTAAGGCATCTCCAGCCGAAGAAAACACCTTCTCAGGTATTGTTTACTTTTCATCTCTTGCCATTTTACCTCCATGAAAGAGGCTAAAAATGAGCAACAGCGTCACTCTGGCTGACCTCTGCAACCagtcatattaaataaattaaaaatattaaggaaAGGTTAATGCGTTTCATTAACTCAGCTCACATGTGAACAATATTATGTAGATGATTCCACACAGACTGacgttaaatattttaaattaatgacGAGGCTTTTTTGCCTACAACTGATGAAAACGcgacatttaagattagaatattacatcacaccatagaaagttattttaatgcagaaaggtgggtcaaatgaaaaatatgtgcaATACCGGCTTACAGGTTATTTTCAAACTGTGCTTCTGACAAGCGAGTCTCATCGGAACCCATATTCAGTTTTACAGAATACGACTATAAAGGCTGATATGAGATGAACATTTTGCGTACAGTATGGCGCTAACATTACTACAATGACCAGGACGTGGAGGAGTTTAACGTTACCTGGGACATTTATGGCAGATGACGACGTGCTCGAAGCTCCCCCCTCAAAAGTCACCGCCGTCGCTAGGCAACGTATCAAACACTCTACATTCGTACAAATCAGCTGTGTGCTTTCTGGCCAACAGTCTGTTGCATCCATCCTTTTATTGTGATTGGCCCTAGcatcgttcttttttttttttttagtgtgcaATGCAACCGTAGCGCTTCCGCCGCGACGCCATCTTGGATACCTTCGGTCGCGAACGTATCGGCTCTAATGCGACGGCTcctcactgagagccgttcGTCAATGTACGGGAGGGGTCGTTGTGCTACAAACATAGCAGCACAACAAccacaaaacatgaaatatggaaGGCGAGAAACCAGCtgagggaggagagagagatcGCAAGCGAGCgcccagttttgttttgttttgctgctcaGCTCTCTGTGTCAGTGGCTCCGCCCTGCTCACAGCGGAGATTTGGTTTGATCAGTAGTATGGCAGCCTTGTGGCCAATCACATGTGAGGATATGGGATCATACCATTACGTGAAAAGAGAGAGGGGGCCGACACGGCAGCCAGGTGAGGCTGTCCCTTCAGTCATGTCTGCTACTGTATGAAACTacaagctttgcacatctaggaACAACATTTTTGGCAATTTTTCCTCTGCAAACATAGTTTAAACTCAATCAGATTGGATGAAGAAtgcttgattttaaaaaaaaatcttgccaAAGACGTGAAAGTATGAACTTAGCACAGTTTCACACATTGATACCCTTGCATCAAAACTGTTTAATTGTAGTTTTGACTACGTTTAGAAAGTGAACCCTAACTGCACTCTAGTTTTCTTGTCTCCAACTGATTTCCGTCCAGGGTCGTCCTTTATTTAGTTCCATCCATCTTACAAGAAATTTCCCCTTgccactttaaaacaaatgtaaaagagTTGTGGATGACTGAACAGTTCTCCATTTAAAAGTCAAAGCTTCTGATACTTTTTATAACCTAAGCCTCTTTCAAACATCTGCAACATTTAAGTCTGATATAGTGGTCTATATCAGAGCAGGGGGAGCCAAACACAAATGCAGGATTTTCAGATATgtctttgtaaaacaaatctTGAAAACCTCAGTATATTTGGCTTTTGCTTAATAAATAAGCTGAGCTACTGCATGAATCCCTTTTTTAAAGAGACTTTGTAGccgtaatgtgacaaaatcagTACGAATATTTACGCAAGACGCTGAATGTATCTCAACAAATTGACTGCAGTTACTCTTACCTTGGGCTGATAGGGTGGTGGAGCACCAGTTCCAGTTCCTGGCCATGCTGGAGGATGTGCTGGGCGGACATGATTTCCATAGTGGTTTTGTGAAGGCTGCTGCCCTGGGTGCCACTGCTGCTGTGAGGGAGCATATGGCCCTGTGTGCCCCCAAGCATCACCCTGAGGGCTGGGATGGAGGGCCTGCCCAGTGGGATAGGGGGGATTTGGAGGCACAGCATGTCCACCTTCACTGTAGTGGGAGTATGGTCCAGATGGGTATCCAGGACCCTGAGGGAGCAGCCAACACATGttggtttttaaaacatcttttcagtATTGCGCAGATGAACACATTTGTATAGAGATCAATATGACTTTAAGGAGAAAACTGAAGCAAGCCTCGCTCCCGACCAGCATTGGGCATTGTCGGTAACTCCTCACATACAGTCCATAAGCGTTCACCCGCTGCCTTCGGGAAAACTTTAAAAGCAAATCCAGCACAACGCTACAGAGCTTGCCTTAGGCTGTTAAAAACCTGAACTAAATGCACCTTGTTTTTAtctagggctgttgtaaactaATATtgtagtaatcgagtaatctatcgattattcttaagattaattgagtaattggataaaaaaaaaagataaaataaaactttggtaAATCTAACAGCCGTATTTCTATcgcatatcaacatcagtccaatttttcacatttgagcttccctaacaataacttttctgtagtttagaaaaataacctgtaacaataataagctcactttctaagttaacctgaagaaaagttatacagaaatctgaaattatattcaatttaataataaagaggcaggctcacaaatactcTTATAAAAATATCTATGCTCCAGCTTTTCGTttatgcattcatcttcagtcaatttaataaatgaactctcaccttgcccagacatttatagcttttgcgtttatgttagcgacgggatttgacATCTTTGTTCGTcatacacagaaacacatctatCAGCTACGTGCCGCCACGATGAGCTCCGCCACACATTTGTTGAGActgggatgatatgaaataaatttccCGGTttgtccgtaaagctacacttacgttCATCATCTAATGCGCAGCCGCccgcagtgttcagtctatccgctcacctgtataaatacacctgcagtGCTTTTCCCCGCTGGTCGCTCTGAaccgccaccaggcagcagctcaaggagaagaaaagctgcc
The genomic region above belongs to Xiphophorus maculatus strain JP 163 A chromosome 12, X_maculatus-5.0-male, whole genome shotgun sequence and contains:
- the LOC102234380 gene encoding dual specificity protein phosphatase 26-like is translated as MSYSSKLPASWNDERPRRKVEIDLSSPGLAVFELERLLFTGKAIISHADEVWPRLYIGDQHSAENLADLSRHRFTHILNAAHSKRRGQPTTYEQMKITYMGIEAHDSCNYDMSINFQAAADFIHRGLSTGGKVLVHCHVGVSRSATLVLAYLMLKQKLSLVEAICAVKDNRGVIPNRGFLRQLIKLDRQLFGKYH
- the bag4 gene encoding BAG family molecular chaperone regulator 4, with the protein product MQSNLKPDWPSTCNSGNNHGNWNSAMDAPQYPGYPSHYWYPQSHSTGHYANTYPSGSDVQQQYNPQVMPGGYPNGHGVYNTAQNQYPASGFHPSNPFYCADPQRSSYPSQGCPAEQSGGPSGQPHTQHQHHHYSGPHCQGGPGYPSGPYSHYSEGGHAVPPNPPYPTGQALHPSPQGDAWGHTGPYAPSQQQWHPGQQPSQNHYGNHVRPAHPPAWPGTGTGAPPPYQPKDQQHQRTPQVGPKPRSAPAPNPPNGKPAEISSPPQIYSKAGRSDPSPSQPEPQPAAAPVGPQPLSDNPGLAKVQQVMARVQLLQEDVDEFVGRKTDKSYRCLEELLTKELLELDSVETQGQESVRQARKEAVQRIQAILDQLEKKAF